The following is a genomic window from Plasmodium berghei ANKA genome assembly, chromosome: 9.
ATATCACGCTTATAATTAtgtttacatttttattacacaTGCTATTAAAATTCCAAGTCCAATGacattaattaaaaaatttatgacGAATAAATCAAATTAGCTTCACCGcgattttatttcatctttttcCAACGatgcttatttatttttattatattattattttttattttatatgctAATGTTTTGGAAATAATCtttcatattaattatattgataaagatactatttttttaacctttaaaaatatattataattctATCAccatacaaaaaataaaaaaaataattgtatatatatatataatgttttatcgtttttccattttttctcatatatttttgtatagctagatttttttccatattttcGATTTTTCGCCCtagttaatatatatttttcattgttTTTGAGAAAGCCAAAAAAGGGGTATATTCCCTTAATaccaaataaaatttaattaaagaagattttttatagacaatattttttttaatcaaaATGTGAAATGctgaattttataaaatggTTAATTGCCTACTTCGTTTTAGTTCATACAACTGCTTTTAGTATCAAGGAGAGGCACAGtcgatatttatttttaaataactACAACCCGATTTTCAAAAAGAGAGAATTGCAAagtaatataaacaaaCCTTATcgtttaaatttaaaaaagagATTAGATCcaaataacaaatatacaGTAATAAAAAGGCATGAAGCTAAGATTCAAAgaaatttaaaaagaaaatatctTATTGAAAAATACAAGGAAAAACGGgaattgttaaaaaaatatatatcagaAGCCTCGTCTCCTATTGAATATGTTTATTGGAAATACAAACTATCCTCCTTGCCAAGGGATTCATGCCCTGTCAGATTTAGGAATCGATGTGCAATTACAGGTAACATATgtcaatatatttgttaagATTTTTGTACatattatacaaatatgtatacataataaatacacTTTCGTATTTTGTTGTccatatatgtatactaTATGTTTAAAGATTTTCacattaaaattttaagcAGCATAAACATGAAacttaatatttttttttaaagggAGAGCAAGAggatattataaattttttggCCTGTGTAGACATCAAGCGCGAGCTTTAATccaaaaaatgtttttccCAGGTTTTGTTAAAGCAAGTTGGTAGTGTTTTATTCATACCCCTTTTAAAAGACATGTTAAATTagcaaattttaaattattatattcacaattttaaataaagttaaaaactgctatacatataatttatttttgtttttttgttcacttttataaacaaatttattatttcacataatattcttatgcatgtatatttgtttgagtataaatatatgaaactTTAAAATCATTGGGCTATGAATATGCATTTGTTTATCAAATTTCCCAACatttgtgtatatatatttttttttaaatgtaaaaCGATTTTTACGGTCCAAGAATCCATACACATACATGCATACATTTGCgcatttatttaaaacgtaaataaaataaaaatatatattaaaattatcacTATATTTGCCCATACACAAAAACATGCTTAATATTTCTATAACAGTTGAATGCCATTACAAaagcataaaaaaattataacaatGAGACCCAGAGAGGTACAATTTTCCGCAGTAAAATTTGAGGTTGAAAAAgtgaaatataaattattatataaatacgTATATGGGAATCTGTAACAATTTCCGCATGcgtatatacatatatactCTATGTATTCCCAATGCGTGGGACTGTACcctatattttaaattgatCAGATAGAGAATTGAATACTTTGATTTTGTTAATTCTAAAATTCATATTCATCAATATATAACTATGTGAAAATATGCTATATATccactttattttttaacagtgaacatgaaaaaaattgaataaaatatcgTCGATTTAAACTACAATTTTTGGGTCACTCTTTTATGGTTGCTATcctttaataattttttttttaattatattaatttttttccgttttaaataattttttactaCTAATGTCATAACAACATATTAAATGTGTTCCTCAATCCTTTTTTTCTccccttttttttaacaaataaaatgctaaaaacttttaatatattaaagcGTAATACGCAGTTATTCAAAAATGAAGTTCGATTTTATagttctaaaaaaaataaagtagagaaaaaaaaagaaaataaatataacttGTGGAGATGGGGATGCTCAGGTGATagtttattttcttcaatgCAAGCGggagaaaaaaatacgTTGCCTGAAAAAATTtcaaattttgaaaataaacaaattaataagcTATCAGCCGGTTGTAATCATGCAGCTTTTATAGTTGATGgaaaaatttatacatatggattaaatgataaaggCCAATTAGGTAGAACATTATCAAATGAAGGAGGGAAAGAAAGCAAAATTTCTTTAACTCCTGAAGAAATAGAAttagataataaaaatataaaatttaaagatGTTTGTTGTGGATATAAACATACGCTGGCTGTTGATGtaaataatgatttatACAGTTGGGGATGGGGtggtaatttttttaaaggaGCTAATGGATTAGGTcaaggaaataaaaataatttaatgaaaccccaaaaaatagaagcatttaataatgataattctgaatttataaatatatgttgtGGTGAACAACATAGTTTAGCTTTAACAGAGAGTGGAAAAGTCTACGGGTGTGGAAAGGGAGAATTTGGTAGATTAGGTAAAGGAAATCACGGGgatcaattattttttgaagaaattgattattttactaacaataatattattattaaagaTATAGCATGTGGTAACAGCTTTTCAGCGGCTTTGTCAAATAATGGTGAAGTATATGTTTGGGGTAGAAATGATTATGGGCAATTGGGTATTGAAAATAGTATAGGAGATTTATATTCACATGAAGTTTATCCAAATAAagttaaatattttgaaattgaaaatattaaaataaaattaattgcATGTGGAGATAATCATATGATTGCTTGCTCAGAAagcaatattatttatttttgggGTTCAAGAGCGTGGCTAGAGCCTAAAGCTATCACTCTAAATCcaaaatatcaaaatagtttaataaaaaaaaatattgataaaataCAAGCAGGTGGAAGTACCTACTATTATTCTATGCTACTTTCAGacaataaattatattcatgGGGGAAACATAATTCTTCATGCTTAGCTTTAAAggacaaaaaaaatcacAACGAGCCTACACTTGTTGATTCGGacttatttaataatgaaattatttGTGATATATCATGTGGGCACGGAAGAGTCTTGGCTAAAACCCTAGCCAATGCATAAGGAAAAGGCCATAGTTCAACGAATAAATGTGCatgttaataatatgtaCAAGTGATACCCCTTAATGCTTATAGTTGTAGCAGTGAGGAAACTGGgataacatatttttacaacatgcactttatattataagcTAAATTGCTTATTACTGTATATTATGTAACCAGTATAATATGTTCAGATGTGcttatcaaatatatatatatatatatatatttttagttttctataaatatcaattttgaaataatatttatttttgtttatttttttttaatatatacaatggTGTGCATAAAAACGGAATAAAGaaatcattttatttttttaaataaatatttatattcatttttttttactccTCTTTTACAcctattatataataatttaaatgaatcaaacctaattaattttttattagttttttatttacaaattcatatatatgggGCATTCGAAAACTCCCATTTGCAGTGTAACTATGATGAGGTaatgattatttttttcaataaatgTTTGAATTTCCAAACACAGCGATTTACTAAGACAGTGACAACTATACCTCAAGCAATGattaaaaagaataaaacacagttcatctttatttttattttatttgtttattttttacgattgaaaaaatacaattaaaATGATGCAACATAtactttatattatatttaccTTTTATATGCTTAAATGAAAAGCTGATTTTAAGATACAAGCCTTAGTATActatatttacattattatagcataaattaatatttttttatttttgttaaaacaatatttcaaatataccaaagaaaaataatatcacAACAATTgtatcatttattatttttttttaaatataattaaaaaacatcattttatatatttttgtaatacAGGAATACTtaatgatattttatttatgtgtttatctcattttttttagtacattatatatccataagcatattgcatatatatacatatggaatcatatgaattaaaaaataaataaaacattattctctaataatattacagtaataaataaattaatttctATGAATtgattataattttatatttttttcatttcaatttgatataaatattttttacgtATGTAATGTGCAAATAAGCCTTGCCAAAATATCGCATGAAATATGTATGTGGCTTATCGTAATTCGCACAAGAAAAACTAACCTTATAggaattttataatatgcatttatgcattatatataatatcgTATACCTACTATTATCTtaaatgattatatatatatgattataaaatattaacaatttcattttatcaaatcatgatgatataaatgatCAGTAGTTAATTTGTAGATACATTCTTAAGAAATTAAGAGAATATAACAAAATCaataatttgtataaattaattaaaatccATAAGTtacaaacaaaataatataatataataaaaggTCGAGAAAGCCAAGTAGAAACGAAAATTATGTTGAACAAATATCACATTTacatttcaaaaaaaaaaataaagcatTGTGcgcatttatttattaattaattatatcatttataaaGCATAGTATTTTAACTAAATAGAATaagtaaataatatatataaatgcaaaaataaattcacATTACAGAAAGAATAATTGTAATGATATATTGATGACTAAATGGgtataaacatataaatatagagaATCTCGAAGTGGGTTAAATAAGAACAATTGCGAATACGggatattatatattctatTAGTATTTTGACCATAAATAtcatactttttttataatatccTTTCATTCTGTATTTATCAggtataaaataaaacatacaAAAATAGCAATTTAGCCACTTCTTTTACCTAACTCATATAACAAATTGTTACTATTACTTAATTggttattttgtatttaaaaTGGAAGAAAATGTAGCCACCACCCCTGCACCTCCAGGGCAAGGGCAAACTGCAAACGGGAATGAAAATCAAAGagtttcattttttcagaaaataatatctaTCATTGTTCAAATGCTAATAATGCATACAATTATGAATTTTATATCTggtggaaaaaataaaatagacCCAAAAAATGAGTCcacaaatattaataacTTAATATTACGGAACAGttttgaaaatgatgatatatttgatatatatgtatttttaagtAATAATCATTCATTagattttgaatatatacaaaaaaatagtaaattGATACAAATAAGAGAAAAggaattatatacatataaacaGTTTAGTAATTATGAAAACATgaaatattctttttatcTTGATGATACATGGAAAGgcgaaaaatatttgagtGTCGTTGCTATTCCATTGCACTGTTATGATAAACGCAATGAGTCCtcattattaaaaagtactataaaaaaaagttttaaACATAATGTTTTAGTTGACAACATACCACTTACCGTTAAAAAAGAGCCATTCGAAgctgaaaaaaatgaaaaatataatttaatgaaaGAAGATTATAaggttaaaaaaaaaaaaaaaaaagaagaattttatcatataaaaaaaagaatagatataaatattatacacGATTTATCAAAACATAGAATTAGTGAATTTAATATGCCTCAATTAAAAAACTggaaaattaatataaatgccCACACATATACACctccaatttttttatctgaTTTTTGGTTAATTGAAAATGATTATTATGTATTAGATAaagatttttttaaagatatAGAGAAGAGAGTGAATTATATTTCAGTATATGATCCATATATGATacgaaaaaattatagaaataataataagaaaaatgaCCTACATGTATATCCTGatataattgaaaaaatttcaGATGAAAACAAACTATTATCAATCGATATAAATTATGGAGTTTGTAgttttatgtattatatgtttttaaaacaaatggACGCATCTTTATTAATgatggaaaaaaaacaatctTTTTCAATTCAAAATTTATCAAATGTAACTGCacataaagaaataaatatgatgaaaaaaatctTAATGacaacaaatatttatatgttaatattttcagctgtatttatattgctacatacaatattttcattttttgcttttaaaaatgatatgCAATTTTGGcataaaaatgaatcaaTGGAAGGCTTATCAGCACTTAGTGTTATTACTACATTTGTTTGTGATATCATATTagcattatatttatatgattcAGAAGATACATCATGGTTACTATTATTTGAGATGTTTTTAGGGGTTGTATTATCAGCATGGAAAGTAACTAAAGCCGTTGATGTTTCATTTAGTAAACAATAtccatatattattatgaaagacaaaaaaaactataCTGAATCTATgactaaaaaatatgataaaattgcTGTTAAATATGTAGGAATCATATTAATACCTTGTTTTATTGGATATGCAATTTATTcacttttttataataaatataaatcatgGTATTCTTATATAATATCAGTCTTAGCAGGAACAGTTTATACCTTTGGTTTTATTATGATGACACctcaattatatattaattataaactTAAATCTGTTGAACATTTACCATGGAAAGCATTAATTTACAAATCTCTAAATACATTTATTGATGATATTGCTTTCTTTTTAATTGATATGCCATGGATGCATAAGTTGTCATGTTTTCGTGACGATATAATATTCTTGTGTTACATATATCAAAGATGTATATATCGAGTGGACAAAAACAGAAGTGAAACacttttaaataatcataaaaatgaaaatggcGATAATTCTACCCAACCTAATCAAATTCAAAACGGGGCTTcagacaaaaaaaatgattaaaTTCGATAAAACTTCAAAACCGATTCAGTTGGACGAATTGGTTAATTGACTTCCATGAttgaagaattaaaaaggtgaaattattttttcctttgtTCGCAAATGCTTAAAGATGGTGTAATAAATTACGGGATTACAACTATGCAATTACAGAAacaatacataaaaatgacACTATTTTGTTTAAGTTGGATAAATTATAAGTATATTCAAGAACAATATATGCGGgtgcatatatgtattatgaGATGTATTCCGTATTACTACAAATTTCGTCagcatatttattattatattttctttttttttgttattattattacaacCATTACTTATACACATggaattataaaatttcttACATACCTCATTTTAAGTATTTGTGTAACCACAGTTATTTGACAGAAATCTTCAAGtggatgaaaaaaatacgctatatttcatttgatAAATTTTAGAAATTGTTTGCCACATTATGTTAATAAGATTAAACATATGCCTATATTTACTGTGTCTTATAACATTAGTTCTGAAAATTGCTTATATTTCTTTCGTAgtattatgtttatttcACTAGTTCAATATTCTTATCGCTACTATTGTGGtgagttttatttttttaagcaCAGTTATATATGTCataatttcatatattaatgaattttacaattttttattaattcagTATCCAACTCTTACATTTATagttattttcattttttttaaattatatttacgattttatatagttatgttaaattatattctaCATACATTTTAATATCCTACTATTACTATTGTCATGCTTGCTGCTGTTATTTgactattatatttttttttatgtgcCAAAAActattaaagaaaaaaaaacacacaATTTCCTTTATTCGTAaatacttatatatattactaaaacgtttctaaaaaattaaaatatcaaTAAAACTGGAAAATGAACAAGTGTGATATTTCAACAAGGAAAAATATTGCAAAAATGTGGAAAAAAACGtacaattatattttcctttataAATGGCTTGCTATCTATATACTAACTATATAttgcaaatatataatgattaATGAAAAACTAATTTTCTGATCAAACATGTTTATGTATAAACACTGAGCCACGTAATCATTTCgtaacaaattttatactCAATAGTTTTAATACTATATGTGTGGAATTAAAAGAGTATTGTAATATTGTgatggaaaataaaattcaatTTTACACATAGAAAGgtaatatctatatatgaacatattgatatataataaataatcaaactatatttatacatatgcataaataagtaaaaatatatatgtgtaagCAAAGCCGATTAGAACAATTGAAATAAGAATATACACCAATAATGTCAGAGTTGCTCATTTGATGCATTAACACAATTGAAAGAatcaatttaaaaattaaaaaatataaataatagaaaataattatcaaaaaaaatatttttaataataataataatatataaactaTATTAATTGTATCGCAATTGTTCCCCTATGAAAATAACAGTGTATCAGCAGTGATAGGCTAAGGGTGCACTTGCCGTGACTAAATGTATATgatgcattttttatatataaatattttttgtataatactattaaaaattattacctaatttatttttattatatattttttgtggtATAAATCAATTGTTTTCAACTGTGTAGTATTATGTGTACACATACGTGTCgcattttaaatttattctGTCGTATTGTGTATTTTTCCGcattaaaattgtaaatgcacattttatataggatatatttttattttatttcgttattttattttatattattttttaatatagtTTTGTCCTAATTAGCAGCATGATTTTCCCATTTATCCGCAATACAATTAATATGTGTCTTGTTTTCGCAAATTATCACACATGAAGTATATGtcgtaaataaaaaatgaaaaacatACTTCTGTAAAgtagataaaaataaatttaagtaaattaaattaacagtaatataatactcataaaataaacatatgtatatacgaagatataaaatatatgctcatattatttttgccATATTCTCTTAACATTTTTCCATAATATGctgaataaaaaaaatggataagtcttatattatacaaaaaaaaataaattatgatgAAATATGGAAGGACGAAATTAATGAAGATAAAGACAATAACAATATTGGTGAGGAAGAACCTTATATTCCTCGTCATAACATTTTAGATtatacattattatataaaaaatataaagaaaaaaacaatattaaatattataataagtTGCCAGTAAATGTTTATCGATATCCACTAAAATATAAGGATGGATGTTTTGATGTCTTAAAAAGagaattaataaatgatcAAACCGACAAAgatgaatataattattcaaatgatgattttataaaacaCAAAAGAGGAAAATCGGTGAATAATTATGAAGGGAATTTGAGAATTTCGCTCCAACAAAATTCATTCGATGAAGCAATTACCAGTGATAATGTTCAAGATGATAATGTAAATGTGTTAGacagaaataataaaaagtcattacgagaaaaaatatacgaTGGAGAAATCATGTTTTATGATGATTATATAGAGCAATTAGCCGCCAAAGATTATGAACGTTTTTTTAAGAAACCCTAtgaagttaaaaaaatcgaTGAAGGGggtaaatattatttttatggaaaaaaattaattatggataaaaatgaagatatatatagaaaatataataattataatgatgaatattttataaaaaaattacaattgtgtgaaacaaaaaagaagaaagacaaaaaaaatttagaagataagaaaaaagaaaaacagAAACAAAAtcaagaaaaaatattagaaaTGGAATGTCAAAAATTAGATTATAAAGATCAAAAGTTTATAcaagaaataaaagatgAGAATagatcaaaaaatataaatatatataaattttataaaaataatataaatatctttgaaaaaaaaattccagatataataaaaaaggaattgTTATATGGACACATTCCGGACATTATTTTGCCAGCTAATGTCAGAAA
Proteins encoded in this region:
- a CDS encoding apicoplast ribosomal protein S14p/S29e precursor, putative; the protein is MLNFIKWLIAYFVLVHTTAFSIKERHSRYLFLNNYNPIFKKRELQSNINKPYRLNLKKRLDPNNKYTVIKRHEAKIQRNLKRKYLIEKYKEKRELLKKYISEASSPIEYVYWKYKLSSLPRDSCPVRFRNRCAITGRARGYYKFFGLCRHQARALIQKMFFPGFVKASW
- a CDS encoding UVB-resistance protein UVR8 homologue, putative; the encoded protein is MLKTFNILKRNTQLFKNEVRFYSSKKNKVEKKKENKYNLWRWGCSGDSLFSSMQAGEKNTLPEKISNFENKQINKLSAGCNHAAFIVDGKIYTYGLNDKGQLGRTLSNEGGKESKISLTPEEIELDNKNIKFKDVCCGYKHTLAVDVNNDLYSWGWGGNFFKGANGLGQGNKNNLMKPQKIEAFNNDNSEFINICCGEQHSLALTESGKVYGCGKGEFGRLGKGNHGDQLFFEEIDYFTNNNIIIKDIACGNSFSAALSNNGEVYVWGRNDYGQLGIENSIGDLYSHEVYPNKVKYFEIENIKIKLIACGDNHMIACSESNIIYFWGSRAWLEPKAITLNPKYQNSLIKKNIDKIQAGGSTYYYSMLLSDNKLYSWGKHNSSCLALKDKKNHNEPTLVDSDLFNNEIICDISCGHGRVLAKTLANA
- a CDS encoding CLPTM1 domain-containing protein, putative yields the protein MEENVATTPAPPGQGQTANGNENQRVSFFQKIISIIVQMLIMHTIMNFISGGKNKIDPKNESTNINNLILRNSFENDDIFDIYVFLSNNHSLDFEYIQKNSKLIQIREKELYTYKQFSNYENMKYSFYLDDTWKGEKYLSVVAIPLHCYDKRNESSLLKSTIKKSFKHNVLVDNIPLTVKKEPFEAEKNEKYNLMKEDYKVKKKKKKEEFYHIKKRIDINIIHDLSKHRISEFNMPQLKNWKININAHTYTPPIFLSDFWLIENDYYVLDKDFFKDIEKRVNYISVYDPYMIRKNYRNNNKKNDLHVYPDIIEKISDENKLLSIDINYGVCSFMYYMFLKQMDASLLMMEKKQSFSIQNLSNVTAHKEINMMKKILMTTNIYMLIFSAVFILLHTIFSFFAFKNDMQFWHKNESMEGLSALSVITTFVCDIILALYLYDSEDTSWLLLFEMFLGVVLSAWKVTKAVDVSFSKQYPYIIMKDKKNYTESMTKKYDKIAVKYVGIILIPCFIGYAIYSLFYNKYKSWYSYIISVLAGTVYTFGFIMMTPQLYINYKLKSVEHLPWKALIYKSLNTFIDDIAFFLIDMPWMHKLSCFRDDIIFLCYIYQRCIYRVDKNRSETLLNNHKNENGDNSTQPNQIQNGASDKKND
- a CDS encoding apical exonemal protein, putative; its protein translation is MDKSYIIQKKINYDEIWKDEINEDKDNNNIGEEEPYIPRHNILDYTLLYKKYKEKNNIKYYNKLPVNVYRYPLKYKDGCFDVLKRELINDQTDKDEYNYSNDDFIKHKRGKSVNNYEGNLRISLQQNSFDEAITSDNVQDDNVNVLDRNNKKSLREKIYDGEIMFYDDYIEQLAAKDYERFFKKPYEVKKIDEGGKYYFYGKKLIMDKNEDIYRKYNNYNDEYFIKKLQLCETKKKKDKKNLEDKKKEKQKQNQEKILEMECQKLDYKDQKFIQEIKDENRSKNINIYKFYKNNINIFEKKIPDIIKKELLYGHIPDIILPANVRKTKHPQNCTVPLSSLYAYAQYIDDMFKCPYIYTAIDAELTKYWKTNENDIINNIKSERIKKSYKKDIYSVNKEQLEQYSKLNKLYDNNKHTNVQDIISSFNFKLQKKERKNETVSNGRYVI